The Ascaphus truei isolate aAscTru1 chromosome 3, aAscTru1.hap1, whole genome shotgun sequence genome includes a region encoding these proteins:
- the ZIC2 gene encoding zinc finger protein ZIC 2 gives MLLDAGPQFPALGVGTFARHHHHHHHAAAAAAAAAAEMQERELSLAQNSFVEPAHMGAFKLSPGGGAGGSGAHDLSSPGQSSAFTSQAGYPASALAPHAAYTGAVNSPRDFLFRGRGFAEGAAAAAAGGAGQHGLFGPPAGGLHHHAHPHHHQHAAEHAQGHLLFPGMHAEQHALGGQHAQGSQHALGGHVRLGLPGEVFGRTEQYRQVSSPRGDPYSAAQLHSQYGPINMGMNMAAHHHHHHHPGAFFRYMRQQCIKQELICKWVDPEQLCNPKKSCNKTFSTMHELVTHVSVEHVGGPEQSNHICFWEECAREGKPFKAKYKLVNHIRVHTGEKPFPCPFPGCGKVFARSENLKIHKRTHTGEKPFQCEFEGCDRRFANSSDRKKHMHVHTSDKPYLCKMCDKSYTHPSSLRKHMKVHESSPQGSESSPAASSGYESSTPPGLVSPSTETQSTNLSPAAITVSAVHSVSNGTGGALSSNFNEWYV, from the exons ATGTTGCTGGACGCCGGTCCCCAGTTCCCAGCCCTGGGTGTGGGCACCTTCGCccggcaccaccaccaccaccatcacgcCGCCGCCGCAGCAGCCGCCGCCGCCGCGGAGATGCAGGAGCGGGAGCTGAGCCTGGCGCAGAACAGCTTCGTGGAGCCGGCTCACATGGGGGCGTTCAAGCTGAGCCccgggggaggagcggggggcaGCGGAGCCCACGACCTGTCCTCCCCGGGGCAGAGCTCGGCTTTCACCTCGCAGGCCGGTTACCCCGCCTCCGCCCTGGCGCCACACGCCGCCTACACGGGCGCTGTAAACAGCCCCCGGGACTTCCTGTTCCGCGGCCGCGGCTTCGCAGAGGGGGCCGCGGCGGCGGCTGcgggaggagcggggcagcacggacTGTTCGGGCCCCCGGCCGGCGGCCTGCACCACCACGCGCACCCTCACCACCACCAGCACGCGGCGGAGCACGCGCAGGGCCACCTGCTCTTCCCGGGGATGCACGCGGAGCAGCACGCGCTGGGCGGGCAGCACGCGCAGGGCTCGCAGCACGCGCTGGGCGGCCACGTGAGGCTGGGGCTGCCCGGGGAGGTGTTCGGCAGGACGGAGCAGTACCGCCAGGTGTCCAGCCCCCGGGGGGACCCGTACAGCGCCGCGCAGCTGCACAGCCAGTACGGACCCATCAACATGGGCATGAACATGGCCgcccaccatcaccaccaccaccacccggGGGCCTTCTTCCGGTACATGAGGCAGCAGTGCATCAAGCAGGAGCTCATCTGCAAGTGGGTGGACCCCGAGCAGCTGTGCAACCCCAAGAAGAGCTGCAACAAGACTTTCAGCACCATGCACGAGCTGGTCACCCACGTGTCGGTGGAGCACGTCGGGGGCCCGGAGCAGAGCAACCACATCTGTTTCTGGGAGGAGTGCGCCAGGGAGGGGAAGCCTTTCAAAGCCAAATACAAACTGGTTAACCACATCAGGGTGCACACGGGGGAGAAGCCCTTCCCGTGCCCCTTCCCGGGGTGTGGCAAGGTCTTTGCCCGCTCGGAAAACCTGAAGATCCACAAAAGGACTCACACAG GAGAGAAGCCTTTCCAGTGTGAGTTTGAAGGCTGCGACCGACGCTTTGCCAACAGCAGCGACAGGAAGAAGCACATGCATGTCCACACGTCCGATAAGCCCTATCTGTGCAAGATGTGCGACAAGTCCTACACGCACCCCAGCTCCTTGCGGAAACACATGAAG GTTCACGAGTCTTCACCTCAAGGCTCAGAGTCGTCCCCTGCTGCCAGCTCTGGCTATGAGTCCTCCACCCCTCCAGGCCTGGTGTCCCCAAGCACTGAAACACAGAGCACCAACTTGTCCCCAGCGGCCATCACTGTGTCGGCTGTGCACAGCGTGTCAAATGGGACTGGGGGAGCCCTATCCTCAAACTTCAATGAATGGTACGTCTAG